The Rhodocytophaga rosea genome has a segment encoding these proteins:
- a CDS encoding HAD family hydrolase has translation MQATTTTDATRVPVYLKYLLEELQAEKLQGSEAIEELVQQVILPRHQTVNFWNYLLEGTLALLATLQKNYKLAIISNSDGRAAAKAAQYGIAPYLDFIMDSHFVGVEKPDPHIFLLACQKLGLPVENCYYVGDIYSIDVVGAHKAGLHPILIDMTQTPREDCRVISSIFDLQHLSLL, from the coding sequence ATGCAAGCTACAACTACCACTGATGCCACCAGAGTACCTGTCTATCTTAAGTATTTACTTGAGGAGTTGCAGGCAGAGAAGTTGCAGGGAAGTGAAGCCATCGAAGAACTTGTTCAACAGGTGATTTTACCCCGCCACCAAACGGTAAATTTCTGGAATTATCTGTTGGAAGGCACCCTTGCTTTGTTAGCCACTTTACAAAAAAACTATAAGTTAGCCATCATTTCTAATTCAGATGGAAGGGCAGCAGCCAAAGCGGCTCAATATGGTATTGCTCCTTATCTTGATTTCATCATGGATTCTCATTTTGTAGGGGTAGAAAAGCCGGATCCACATATATTTCTACTTGCTTGTCAAAAACTTGGCTTACCTGTGGAAAACTGTTACTATGTAGGGGATATCTATTCCATTGATGTGGTAGGGGCACACAAGGCAGGGTTACATCCTATATTGATTGACATGACTCAAACCCCGCGTGAAGACTGCAGAGTAATTTCTTCCATATTTGATTTACAACACTTATCTCTTCTCTAA
- a CDS encoding ankyrin repeat domain-containing protein, with protein sequence MRKTFLLLSFLFITYSLIAQNLYKAVEKNNYQEVESLLTKGADPNKYHKNGLFPLWRACADNQYDIAKLLIKNGADVNLKDKVMPARLTSLEMACQEGHLEIIKLLVENGAQTNQKGYLGFTPLRIAARNGHLEIVKYLAYKGAEVDARADDKATPLEHAAAKGHAEIVEFLLTYKVNVNNKDKDGDFPLGEAAKYGYEKVVILLLENGADRSLKNNDGLTAVELAKQRGQAKIAKLLESYQKQF encoded by the coding sequence ATGAGAAAAACGTTTTTACTGTTAAGCTTTTTATTTATTACCTATTCTCTAATTGCTCAAAATTTGTATAAGGCTGTGGAGAAGAATAATTATCAAGAAGTGGAATCGCTTCTCACAAAAGGAGCAGATCCCAATAAGTATCATAAGAATGGCCTATTTCCATTATGGAGGGCTTGTGCTGATAATCAGTATGATATTGCAAAACTACTTATCAAGAACGGCGCTGATGTAAACCTAAAAGATAAAGTAATGCCTGCTCGATTAACTTCTTTGGAGATGGCTTGCCAAGAAGGACATCTGGAAATTATAAAATTACTTGTCGAGAATGGAGCTCAAACAAACCAAAAAGGCTATTTAGGATTTACACCTCTTCGGATTGCTGCCAGAAATGGCCATCTTGAAATAGTTAAGTACTTAGCTTATAAAGGAGCAGAAGTAGATGCACGAGCAGACGATAAAGCCACTCCCCTTGAACACGCTGCCGCTAAAGGACATGCGGAAATTGTAGAATTCTTATTGACCTATAAGGTTAATGTTAACAACAAGGATAAAGATGGGGATTTCCCGTTAGGAGAAGCCGCCAAGTATGGCTATGAAAAAGTGGTGATTCTATTGCTTGAGAATGGTGCGGATAGAAGCTTGAAGAATAATGATGGCTTGACAGCAGTTGAACTTGCCAAGCAACGTGGACAGGCTAAAATTGCCAAATTACTTGAATCTTATCAGAAACAATTTTGA
- a CDS encoding xanthine dehydrogenase family protein molybdopterin-binding subunit, with the protein MSIQPSIGQPLSRLEGHLKVTGAAKYAGEYNVPDLLYGYVINSTITKGKIVSINTDAAKALPGIIEVFTHENRPSLARFDFQYADMDAPPGHVFRPLNEADVKYNGQPIALLVAQTFELARYAATLVKVIYEEEPFTTDLNGEREKGRSPKIGLATMLKPLPPKPKGDFEKAYAHSFAKAEGEFFHGTEHHNPLELFATTTVYEGEGKLRIYDKTQGTINSQLYVANIFGLHFKDVQVIAPFVGGGFGSGLRPQYQLFMSVMAALALKRNVRVTLDRHQMYTFGHRPPTIQQTKFGAEANGKVNALYHRAIAETSKFEDYTEVVVNWSNMLYPAQNTLYEYELVPLDVYSPLDMRSPGGSTGMHAIESTMDELAYKLNMDPLQLRLLNYAETDVSVGRPYSSKELRQCYLQGAEKFGWDKRSPEPRSMKRGNKLVGYGMATGIWEANRLLARAQAILTPDGKLEIKSAVTDIGTGTLTVMTQIAADELGLPIEDVTFSYASSKMPFAPIQGGSFTVATVGPAVKAACRALSKKLLKKAKNIANSSLAGADREEVIFKNGYIYLKENPTTGIPFIEIIKANKGKAIKTTNAAMPNPLKLKKYSRATHSAVFVEVEVDEELGVVNVTRALTTVAAGRIINPKTATSQILGGMIWSISKALREETISDFRLGKYMNQNLAEYHIPVHADIHQLDVLFIDEKDDVVNDLGVKGVGEIGLVGMPPAIANAIYHATGKRINQFPIHFDSLL; encoded by the coding sequence ATGTCCATACAACCCTCCATAGGCCAGCCGCTCAGTAGACTGGAAGGCCACTTAAAAGTTACAGGTGCAGCAAAATATGCCGGTGAATACAATGTGCCTGATTTGCTATATGGCTATGTGATAAACAGTACCATTACCAAAGGCAAAATTGTAAGTATCAATACTGATGCTGCTAAAGCACTCCCAGGGATAATAGAAGTATTTACCCACGAAAACCGACCCTCACTTGCCAGGTTTGATTTTCAGTATGCCGATATGGACGCACCGCCTGGCCATGTTTTCCGCCCGCTCAATGAGGCAGATGTTAAATATAATGGTCAGCCCATTGCTTTGCTTGTAGCCCAAACTTTTGAACTGGCGCGTTATGCGGCTACACTTGTTAAAGTAATTTATGAGGAAGAGCCCTTTACTACTGACCTGAACGGGGAACGTGAAAAAGGCCGGTCACCCAAAATAGGTCTGGCGACCATGCTAAAGCCCTTGCCACCAAAGCCAAAAGGTGACTTTGAAAAGGCATATGCTCATTCATTTGCTAAGGCTGAAGGAGAGTTTTTCCATGGGACAGAGCATCATAATCCGCTGGAATTGTTTGCTACGACCACGGTATATGAGGGTGAGGGCAAGCTCAGAATATATGATAAAACCCAGGGAACTATAAACTCACAGCTATATGTAGCCAATATTTTTGGGCTGCACTTTAAAGATGTACAAGTAATAGCTCCTTTTGTAGGCGGTGGGTTTGGCTCAGGGCTGCGGCCACAATACCAGTTATTTATGTCAGTAATGGCTGCCCTGGCGCTCAAACGCAATGTACGTGTGACCCTCGACAGGCACCAGATGTATACGTTCGGCCATCGCCCACCCACAATCCAGCAAACTAAATTTGGGGCAGAGGCAAATGGAAAAGTAAATGCCTTATACCATAGAGCCATTGCCGAAACTTCAAAATTTGAAGATTATACCGAGGTGGTGGTAAACTGGTCTAATATGCTGTATCCGGCCCAAAATACATTGTATGAATATGAACTGGTACCACTTGATGTATACAGTCCGCTTGATATGCGCTCTCCCGGTGGAAGTACAGGTATGCATGCCATCGAATCTACCATGGATGAACTAGCTTACAAGTTAAATATGGACCCATTGCAGTTAAGGCTGCTTAATTATGCAGAAACAGATGTAAGTGTAGGAAGGCCTTATTCCAGCAAAGAACTCAGGCAATGCTACCTGCAAGGAGCAGAAAAATTTGGATGGGATAAACGCAGTCCAGAACCAAGAAGCATGAAGCGAGGCAATAAACTGGTAGGATATGGTATGGCAACCGGCATTTGGGAGGCAAACCGGTTGTTAGCCCGTGCGCAGGCCATTCTGACCCCAGATGGCAAACTGGAAATAAAAAGTGCGGTTACTGATATTGGCACAGGTACTCTTACGGTAATGACACAAATAGCAGCTGATGAACTAGGTCTTCCTATCGAGGATGTAACTTTTTCGTATGCCAGCAGCAAAATGCCTTTTGCACCCATTCAGGGAGGCTCTTTTACAGTAGCTACAGTGGGTCCGGCTGTTAAAGCAGCCTGTAGAGCTTTAAGTAAAAAACTACTAAAAAAGGCAAAAAATATAGCTAATTCTTCTCTAGCTGGCGCTGATAGGGAAGAGGTAATTTTTAAAAATGGGTATATTTATCTAAAAGAGAATCCCACTACAGGCATACCATTTATAGAAATTATTAAAGCCAATAAAGGAAAAGCGATAAAAACAACCAATGCTGCCATGCCCAATCCATTAAAGTTAAAAAAATATTCCAGGGCTACCCATAGTGCTGTGTTTGTGGAAGTAGAAGTGGATGAAGAACTTGGTGTGGTGAATGTAACAAGGGCATTGACCACTGTAGCTGCTGGCAGGATTATTAACCCCAAAACGGCTACCAGCCAGATACTAGGCGGGATGATTTGGAGTATCAGCAAAGCCCTTCGGGAAGAAACTATTAGTGATTTCCGCTTAGGTAAATACATGAACCAGAACCTGGCCGAATACCATATTCCGGTACATGCTGATATTCATCAACTGGATGTACTATTCATTGATGAAAAAGACGATGTAGTGAATGATTTAGGCGTAAAGGGAGTAGGTGAAATTGGCTTGGTGGGTATGCCTCCTGCTATAGCCAATGCTATCTATCATGCTACTGGCAAAAGGATTAACCAGTTTCCCATACATTTTGACTCGCTGCTTTAA
- a CDS encoding helix-turn-helix domain-containing protein, translated as MRYIKKITDKQKQDLEKIHKDSKSYQERNRCQCILLSNQGYQVQKLASIFQVSQLSIYKWFDRFEKTGVVGLKNQKGKGRKPILTTSNATHVEVVENSIEKEKQQLKLAKREIEAKLGTAMSEMTLKRFLKKLTTDGNVSVNG; from the coding sequence ATGCGTTATATCAAGAAGATTACAGACAAGCAAAAACAAGACTTAGAGAAGATTCATAAAGATAGTAAAAGTTATCAGGAACGTAACCGTTGCCAATGTATACTGTTATCCAATCAAGGCTATCAAGTACAGAAGTTAGCAAGCATTTTTCAAGTAAGTCAGTTAAGTATTTATAAGTGGTTTGATCGCTTTGAGAAAACAGGTGTGGTAGGGTTAAAGAACCAAAAAGGGAAAGGCAGAAAACCCATCCTTACTACCAGTAATGCTACCCATGTTGAAGTAGTGGAAAATAGCATAGAGAAAGAAAAACAACAACTTAAATTAGCTAAGCGAGAGATAGAAGCTAAATTAGGCACGGCTATGAGTGAGATGACCTTGAAGCGGTTTTTAAAAAAATTGACTACCGATGGAAACGTTTCCGTAAATGGATAA
- a CDS encoding IS630 family transposase — protein sequence MQNKEAYEQKVKRLHALLYLAQTGSIDLYFGDESGFCLTPCVPYGWIKKGEHAPILSQRSTRINVFGLLSTNNELLTYQKSGSLNADFIIECVEAFSTSISKFTVIVLDNASWHTCGLWEVKKEEWEQKGLYIFLLPKYSPHLNRIERFWKQVKYHWLKAEDYLSVEALKEALYTIFSGLGTYFKLDFKKLEVDENIILNCV from the coding sequence TTGCAAAACAAAGAAGCATATGAGCAGAAAGTCAAGCGATTACATGCTTTGCTTTATTTGGCACAGACAGGCAGTATAGATTTATATTTTGGAGACGAATCAGGGTTTTGCCTTACCCCTTGTGTACCTTATGGATGGATCAAAAAAGGCGAACACGCCCCTATTTTATCCCAAAGAAGTACAAGGATAAATGTATTTGGCTTGTTAAGTACAAATAATGAGTTGCTTACTTATCAGAAAAGTGGGAGTCTAAACGCTGACTTTATCATTGAATGTGTAGAGGCCTTCTCAACATCTATTTCCAAGTTTACTGTCATAGTCTTAGACAACGCCTCCTGGCATACATGTGGCCTATGGGAAGTCAAAAAAGAAGAATGGGAACAGAAAGGATTATACATCTTTTTGCTGCCTAAGTATAGTCCTCATCTTAACAGGATCGAACGATTTTGGAAGCAGGTGAAATATCATTGGCTCAAAGCCGAAGACTATCTGTCTGTAGAAGCGCTTAAGGAGGCACTTTATACCATCTTTTCAGGATTGGGTACTTACTTTAAACTTGATTTTAAAAAACTTGAAGTAGATGAAAATATTATACTTAATTGTGTTTAA
- a CDS encoding ATP-binding protein has product MLAKKLSFKKGEATANYRLSHCYWALGDGEIAIGKGLEAVKIAQQEKLTIILGETYRILAMCYRDQQQIGQAKSYIRQAEILARQSNNWDLLARVYNMAGVIEYMANNFDNALLLYHKALSVSEEHPTSKFHLSQALSNIGEYYLNRDIDRSIGYFNQALISAKENNNRSAQAGIMADLGKTYTMKSNFAEAQSWLDSSLALAQELGLKRVVRYAYFHLADLKSHQGRTVESLEYMKEYYEVNQSLLNISKTRQIVELENQYESQRKEQRIQLLEQERRIGLIWKYVLIFGSVLSLTSLLIIYRLQSLRTKKAKELLLTQASLTTQLQETDLLKSRFFANISHEFRTPLSLILASVEEKLSKPAKNAAEQKSFFLIQRNAHRLLDLVNQLLDLSKLEAGKLQLQPKQGNLQAFIQLLCASFDSLAEIRGIQFSKHIHLNNSYAWFDDDKLEKIIGNILFNAFKFTPAGGSVSLSIDNLPHSEELIISIADTGKGITKEEQEHIFTPFYQSQYIVEEGLAGTGLGLSLVQELVNLHKGKIHLESMPEKGTTITVQLPLQPMGCTTLLEETPVAPPSMEHYKRRVDTRTPEQKVDTIHLEEAASLLVIEDNPDLRGFIAASFRNQFTIHTAKDGEEGWQIAVERMPDLIVSDVMMPALNGVALTEKLKSDERTSHIPIILLTAKADEKSRLEGLTKGADDYLSKPFSTAELRVRVVNLINQRKKLAAKYKSAIAQPVDEDLTPTIDEKFLLRAKAIVEHNLSNYGFGVEKLADEMNLSRAHLFRKFKALLDTSPSEFITDIRLQQAARMIRSKRDTIAQISYSVGFNEQSYFAKRFRKKFGVSPGEYADSII; this is encoded by the coding sequence ATGTTAGCGAAAAAGCTATCATTCAAAAAAGGAGAAGCTACCGCCAACTATCGTTTGTCCCATTGCTATTGGGCCCTAGGCGATGGGGAAATAGCGATCGGCAAAGGACTCGAAGCAGTAAAAATTGCCCAACAGGAGAAACTGACAATTATACTAGGCGAAACTTATAGGATATTAGCCATGTGTTACCGGGACCAGCAACAAATAGGGCAAGCCAAATCCTACATCCGGCAAGCGGAAATATTAGCAAGGCAATCAAATAACTGGGATTTGTTAGCCCGGGTGTATAACATGGCTGGTGTCATCGAGTATATGGCAAACAATTTTGATAACGCTCTATTGCTCTATCATAAAGCATTATCCGTATCAGAAGAACATCCCACCTCTAAATTTCATCTCTCCCAGGCACTTTCTAATATTGGAGAGTACTATTTGAACAGAGACATTGATAGAAGTATAGGTTATTTTAACCAAGCCTTAATAAGTGCTAAAGAAAACAACAACCGGTCAGCACAAGCGGGAATCATGGCAGATCTGGGTAAAACCTATACAATGAAAAGTAATTTTGCAGAGGCACAATCATGGCTGGATTCATCTTTAGCGCTCGCTCAGGAGTTAGGTCTGAAAAGGGTGGTCAGATATGCTTACTTTCACCTGGCTGATCTAAAATCTCATCAAGGAAGAACAGTGGAGTCCCTGGAATACATGAAAGAGTATTATGAGGTAAATCAAAGTCTTCTGAACATTTCAAAAACCAGACAGATTGTGGAGCTGGAAAACCAGTATGAATCCCAAAGAAAGGAGCAACGTATACAATTACTTGAACAGGAACGCCGGATTGGGCTAATCTGGAAGTATGTGTTAATTTTTGGTTCGGTATTGAGTCTTACTTCGTTGCTCATTATTTATAGGCTGCAAAGCCTTAGAACAAAAAAAGCAAAAGAATTACTCCTCACGCAAGCCTCATTAACAACTCAATTGCAAGAAACCGATCTGCTCAAATCACGGTTTTTTGCCAATATTTCCCACGAATTCAGAACTCCGTTATCACTGATTCTAGCTTCTGTTGAAGAAAAATTAAGTAAACCAGCCAAGAATGCTGCCGAGCAAAAAAGTTTTTTCTTAATACAGCGAAATGCCCATCGTCTGCTTGATCTGGTAAACCAGCTCTTAGACCTATCAAAACTTGAAGCAGGTAAATTGCAACTTCAACCGAAACAGGGAAATCTGCAAGCTTTTATCCAGCTACTGTGTGCTTCCTTTGATTCACTGGCAGAAATCAGGGGGATTCAATTTTCTAAACACATTCACCTCAATAATTCCTATGCCTGGTTTGATGATGACAAATTGGAAAAGATCATTGGAAATATTTTGTTCAATGCTTTTAAATTTACCCCGGCCGGTGGAAGTGTCAGTTTGTCAATTGATAATTTACCCCATTCGGAAGAACTGATAATCAGTATAGCTGACACCGGAAAAGGAATCACAAAAGAAGAACAGGAACATATATTTACCCCGTTTTATCAGTCCCAATACATTGTGGAAGAGGGCTTAGCCGGAACCGGATTGGGACTTTCTCTCGTGCAAGAGCTTGTCAACTTGCATAAAGGTAAAATCCACCTGGAGAGTATGCCCGAAAAAGGAACTACCATTACCGTACAATTACCTTTACAACCTATGGGCTGCACTACTCTCTTAGAGGAAACTCCAGTGGCGCCACCCTCTATGGAGCACTATAAGCGTAGGGTTGATACAAGAACGCCAGAGCAAAAAGTTGATACGATACACCTTGAAGAAGCTGCTTCCCTGCTGGTGATAGAAGATAATCCGGACCTGCGAGGCTTTATAGCTGCTAGCTTTAGAAATCAGTTTACCATACATACGGCAAAGGATGGAGAAGAAGGCTGGCAAATAGCCGTTGAGCGCATGCCTGACCTGATTGTTTCTGATGTGATGATGCCAGCCTTGAACGGTGTCGCGTTAACTGAGAAGTTAAAATCTGATGAGCGTACCAGTCATATACCTATTATCCTGCTTACGGCCAAAGCCGATGAAAAATCCCGGTTGGAAGGGTTGACCAAAGGAGCAGATGATTATTTGTCCAAACCTTTTTCAACTGCCGAACTACGGGTACGGGTTGTCAATTTAATTAACCAGAGAAAAAAACTTGCGGCTAAGTATAAATCAGCAATCGCACAACCAGTGGATGAAGATCTCACGCCCACCATAGACGAAAAGTTTTTGTTAAGGGCAAAAGCAATTGTTGAGCATAACCTGAGCAATTATGGGTTTGGTGTGGAGAAACTAGCCGACGAGATGAATTTGAGCCGGGCACATCTATTCAGAAAATTTAAAGCGCTCCTGGATACCTCTCCCAGTGAATTCATTACTGATATTCGTTTACAGCAGGCGGCCAGAATGATCCGCTCTAAAAGGGACACAATTGCACAAATTAGCTACTCGGTAGGTTTCAATGAACAATCTTACTTTGCCAAACGATTCAGGAAAAAGTTTGGGGTTTCTCCCGGTGAGTATGCTGATTCTATCATATAG